The following are encoded together in the Bacteroidales bacterium MB20-C3-3 genome:
- a CDS encoding DUF6769 family protein: MKKYISISFVALSSLVLLLLAIVPHHHHEGLVCIVMEICEQDNQVNDKHTDHKELPDEHEQSCIAESEYTAPKVDEARCKIASCQNHDFTHLFPIFFLAADVLTFDTGVSLSYFKYGEYILFYKSAEANQFHGLRAPPFSFC; this comes from the coding sequence GTGAAAAAATATATTTCCATATCGTTTGTTGCATTGTCAAGTTTAGTATTACTATTACTTGCCATAGTGCCTCATCATCATCACGAAGGATTGGTGTGCATCGTTATGGAAATATGTGAGCAGGATAATCAGGTAAATGACAAACATACAGACCACAAAGAATTACCTGATGAACATGAACAATCATGTATTGCTGAATCCGAGTATACTGCTCCTAAAGTTGATGAAGCAAGATGCAAGATAGCTTCTTGCCAAAATCATGATTTTACCCATTTATTCCCAATCTTCTTTTTAGCTGCGGATGTCTTAACTTTCGACACGGGAGTTTCACTCTCCTACTTTAAGTACGGAGAGTATATCCTATTCTATAAATCCGCAGAGGCAAACCAATTTCACGGTTTGCGGGCACCTCCTTTTTCATTTTGCTAA